One part of the Saprospiraceae bacterium genome encodes these proteins:
- a CDS encoding S46 family peptidase, which translates to MNLKTFLTIAIVCIQFIINAQDQNQAKRFDFGKMWTFENPPKEWFKEAYNFTPDDSWYDDVRKASLRFASWCSASFVSPNGLIMTNHHCSRDVVPALQKEGENFEKNGFYASNLTDERKSEGLFVEQMIRAEDISERILDKMDKAKNDTDRKMFQDSALAQTIREYQLKESWKGLRIQSVTFYSGGKFSLYGYKKYNDIRLVMIPENDLGVFGGESDNFTYPRYTLDCTFWRAYDESGNPLNTSANYFKFKIEGAEENEPVFVVGNPGNTERYRTFKQFEYDRDIRYPSQLEMMKNRYDLMQAEYAKSPNVKLLNEIFGLSNGIKAITGILKGLNTPNLLNRKKSMEDEIRSKTKLKGEDPWLELEKAIQELSKYGAASTLIGASPIKGNTVMLLFTLARYEKALSQPDQVAKLDKIREEIKNYANALNTEKEKAYFQVYLSELKKFEHPDNKYIDQILDGKTPEKAASKILDKTDFADSEKLTKILMKDAEKFKKLNDPLLDASRILVPKYNEAVSAFQSSVPRRRALETKVANAVFKVKGNNLPPDATFTLRLADGIVKGYEYNGTIAPYKTSYFGMYDRYYSFNKQFPYALPAKWENPPKELLQAPMCFITTNDIIGGNSGSPMINRNKEAVGLIFDGNIESLPGNFIFDEVSNRTIAVHTGGIYAALKYIYKADRLVNELIGK; encoded by the coding sequence ATGAATTTAAAGACTTTCCTTACAATAGCAATCGTTTGCATTCAATTTATTATAAATGCCCAAGATCAAAATCAAGCGAAACGTTTTGATTTTGGTAAAATGTGGACATTCGAAAACCCTCCAAAAGAGTGGTTTAAAGAAGCTTATAATTTTACTCCAGATGATAGCTGGTATGATGATGTCAGAAAAGCTTCCCTTCGATTTGCAAGTTGGTGTTCTGCTTCCTTTGTATCTCCAAATGGTTTAATTATGACCAATCATCATTGCTCTCGCGATGTGGTTCCAGCACTTCAAAAAGAAGGTGAAAATTTTGAGAAAAATGGATTTTATGCTTCAAATTTGACAGATGAGCGAAAATCTGAAGGACTTTTTGTTGAACAAATGATCAGAGCAGAAGACATCTCTGAGCGTATTTTAGATAAAATGGATAAAGCTAAAAATGATACGGACCGTAAAATGTTTCAGGATTCTGCATTAGCACAGACAATCCGCGAATATCAGTTAAAAGAATCCTGGAAAGGGCTTCGGATTCAATCTGTTACATTTTATAGTGGTGGTAAATTTAGTTTATATGGTTATAAGAAATACAACGACATTCGACTGGTAATGATTCCTGAAAATGATTTGGGTGTATTTGGTGGTGAATCAGACAATTTTACCTATCCACGGTATACTTTGGATTGTACTTTTTGGAGAGCCTATGATGAATCTGGTAATCCTTTAAATACAAGCGCAAATTATTTCAAATTCAAAATAGAAGGTGCTGAAGAAAATGAACCCGTATTTGTAGTAGGAAATCCTGGAAATACAGAACGGTATAGAACCTTTAAACAATTTGAATACGATCGGGACATTCGATATCCTTCACAATTGGAAATGATGAAAAACCGGTATGATTTAATGCAAGCTGAATACGCTAAAAGTCCAAATGTAAAATTGCTGAATGAAATTTTTGGATTATCAAACGGAATTAAAGCGATTACCGGAATCCTAAAAGGTTTGAATACACCTAATTTATTGAATCGTAAAAAATCAATGGAAGATGAAATTCGAAGTAAAACTAAATTAAAAGGTGAAGATCCATGGCTTGAATTAGAAAAAGCCATTCAAGAATTAAGTAAATACGGAGCTGCATCTACTTTAATTGGAGCATCCCCAATAAAAGGTAATACGGTCATGCTGCTTTTTACATTAGCCCGCTATGAAAAAGCTTTATCCCAACCAGATCAAGTTGCAAAACTGGATAAAATAAGAGAAGAAATTAAAAATTATGCAAACGCTTTAAACACAGAGAAAGAGAAAGCTTATTTTCAAGTATATCTTAGCGAATTGAAAAAATTTGAACATCCAGATAATAAATATATAGATCAGATACTTGATGGAAAAACTCCGGAGAAAGCAGCAAGTAAAATTCTTGATAAAACAGATTTTGCTGATTCTGAAAAATTGACCAAAATTTTAATGAAAGATGCAGAGAAATTTAAAAAACTAAATGATCCTTTACTGGATGCATCCAGAATATTAGTTCCGAAATATAATGAAGCCGTATCCGCTTTTCAGTCATCGGTACCTAGAAGACGTGCCTTGGAAACGAAAGTAGCGAATGCCGTTTTTAAAGTAAAAGGAAATAATTTACCGCCAGATGCCACCTTTACATTGCGTCTCGCGGATGGAATTGTAAAAGGTTATGAATATAATGGTACCATTGCGCCCTATAAAACGAGCTATTTTGGAATGTATGATCGTTACTATTCATTTAATAAACAGTTTCCATATGCTTTGCCTGCAAAATGGGAAAACCCACCAAAGGAATTATTACAAGCACCCATGTGTTTTATAACAACCAATGATATTATTGGTGGGAACTCGGGAAGTCCTATGATTAATCGAAATAAAGAAGCAGTGGGTCTAATATTTGATGGAAATATTGAATCCCTTCCTGGAAATTTTATTTTTGATGAAGTATCCAACAGGACTATAGCTGTTCATACAGGAGGAATTTATGCTGCTTTGAAATATATTTATAAAGCGGATCGTTTAGTGAATGAATTAATTGGAAAATAA
- a CDS encoding WbqC family protein, with protein MKAFYPESFRIKHVFLDNFALLKSEMDINQQNYQNILIESQIFPPIQSIAYMVQSTNTLIEVHEHYQKRSFRNRYQIGSSQGRQELSIPLKKGKNHQMPIQEVQIAYDSNWQHNHIKAIQSSYGKSAYFIYYIEFVRELLFTDCYNLLELNFNSLKLISALIQFQIPFQRTSSFQKNPEKEITDLRSMMLPGTIHQFKNPAYYQVYTGNTGFLQQLSVLDLIFHLGPEAVFYLQQMKI; from the coding sequence ATGAAGGCATTTTATCCAGAATCCTTCCGTATAAAGCATGTTTTTCTAGATAACTTTGCATTGCTAAAATCAGAAATGGATATCAATCAGCAAAACTATCAAAACATTCTCATTGAATCACAAATCTTTCCACCGATTCAAAGTATTGCTTATATGGTGCAATCGACGAATACTTTAATTGAAGTGCATGAGCATTATCAAAAAAGAAGTTTTCGAAACCGATATCAAATTGGCAGTAGTCAAGGCAGACAGGAGCTTTCAATCCCGTTAAAAAAAGGTAAAAACCATCAAATGCCAATTCAAGAAGTCCAGATTGCATATGACAGTAATTGGCAACACAACCATATTAAAGCAATTCAATCAAGCTATGGCAAATCTGCGTATTTCATTTATTATATTGAATTCGTTCGAGAACTCCTATTTACGGATTGCTATAATTTATTGGAATTAAACTTTAATTCGCTTAAATTAATAAGTGCATTAATTCAATTTCAAATACCGTTTCAAAGGACATCAAGCTTTCAAAAAAATCCTGAAAAAGAAATTACCGATCTTCGGTCAATGATGCTCCCTGGTACTATACATCAATTTAAAAATCCAGCATATTATCAAGTCTATACTGGCAATACCGGATTTTTACAACAATTGAGTGTTTTAGATCTTATTTTTCATTTAGGACCTGAAGCCGTATTTTACCTTCAACAAATGAAAATTTAA
- a CDS encoding M1 family metallopeptidase encodes MNSLKMFLFLISTLLLCFGCKTSTQKDSMKTVMDPHSFSNPSITKVKHLDLDLKINFENKRIEGLASYTLEADHGSELILDNLGLIIQSIQIESGGSLTEAHYHIDTIDPVLGAGIHIELKAKTEKVRIQYMSGQNAYALQWLPKEQTRRKKYPFLFTQSQSIYARSWIPCPDGPGIRFTYHAKVSAPKDLMVVMSATNSMQRTSDGIYEFDMEIPIPAYLLALAVGDFDFKAIGNRTGVYAEPGLLDKAAAEFSDLENMLITAENLYGPYPWKRYDVIVLPASFPFGGMENPRITFLTPSVIAGDQSLTSLLAHELAHSWSGNLVTNASWNDFWLNEGFTTYFESRIMEALYGKPYADMLSSLGFQDLNKTMHEMGTENPLSKLKLNLQGMDPEEALTDIAYEKGKLLLRFLEERIGRAAFDQFLKNYFEYFKYKSNTSEGFLKFAVEHLIKQDTSLLDTVKKWIYEPGLISFTPAYDTLRFKNIDQSLVLFLKTMNPKSLHSDAWTTHEWIYFIRKLPYDKNIQRCLILNSTFKLSTARNSEIKCAWFEYAVKNNFGKQILPDIQNFLIQNGRRKYLMPIYTAMLDNALNKEAWIIFEMAKSGYHPISLNSVQKLLIEKI; translated from the coding sequence ATGAACTCTTTAAAAATGTTCCTTTTTCTGATTAGCACGCTCCTACTTTGTTTTGGTTGCAAAACAAGCACACAAAAGGATTCCATGAAAACGGTGATGGATCCGCATAGTTTTTCAAATCCATCGATTACTAAAGTGAAACATTTGGATCTTGATTTGAAAATAAATTTTGAAAATAAAAGAATAGAAGGTCTTGCTAGTTATACTCTTGAAGCAGACCATGGTTCAGAACTCATTTTAGATAATTTAGGATTGATTATTCAAAGTATTCAAATTGAATCCGGTGGCAGTTTAACAGAAGCTCATTATCATATAGATACCATAGATCCCGTTTTAGGCGCTGGAATCCATATAGAATTAAAAGCCAAAACGGAAAAAGTTCGCATTCAATATATGAGTGGTCAAAATGCTTATGCATTACAATGGCTTCCTAAGGAACAAACCAGAAGAAAGAAATATCCATTTTTATTTACCCAAAGTCAATCTATTTATGCCCGATCCTGGATCCCTTGTCCAGATGGTCCCGGTATCCGGTTTACGTATCATGCAAAGGTATCTGCACCTAAAGATTTAATGGTTGTAATGAGTGCAACGAATAGCATGCAACGCACTTCAGATGGAATTTATGAGTTTGATATGGAAATTCCCATTCCTGCTTATTTATTAGCATTGGCTGTAGGAGATTTTGATTTTAAAGCTATTGGCAACCGAACTGGAGTGTATGCTGAACCTGGTCTATTAGATAAAGCTGCAGCAGAATTTTCGGATTTAGAAAACATGCTTATAACAGCCGAAAACTTATATGGACCTTATCCATGGAAACGATATGATGTCATTGTACTTCCGGCAAGTTTCCCCTTTGGTGGGATGGAAAATCCAAGGATTACATTTCTTACGCCCAGTGTGATTGCAGGAGATCAGAGTCTTACCTCCCTTTTAGCTCATGAATTAGCCCATTCCTGGTCAGGAAATTTGGTTACAAATGCTAGCTGGAATGACTTTTGGCTGAATGAAGGCTTCACTACTTATTTTGAAAGCAGAATTATGGAAGCACTTTATGGCAAACCATATGCAGATATGTTAAGTAGTTTAGGATTCCAGGATTTAAATAAAACAATGCACGAAATGGGAACCGAAAATCCGCTTAGTAAATTAAAATTAAATCTCCAGGGAATGGATCCAGAAGAAGCGCTAACGGATATCGCTTATGAAAAAGGAAAATTACTTTTGCGCTTTTTAGAAGAACGAATAGGGCGAGCAGCTTTTGATCAATTTCTAAAAAATTATTTTGAATATTTTAAATATAAATCGAATACCAGTGAAGGATTTTTAAAATTTGCAGTGGAGCATTTGATTAAACAAGATACAAGTCTGTTAGATACCGTAAAAAAATGGATTTATGAACCGGGTTTAATTTCATTTACCCCAGCGTATGATACCCTAAGATTTAAAAATATTGATCAAAGCTTAGTTTTATTTTTAAAAACTATGAATCCGAAAAGTTTACATTCTGATGCGTGGACTACGCATGAATGGATCTATTTTATTCGCAAATTACCATATGATAAAAACATTCAAAGATGTTTGATTTTGAATTCAACATTTAAATTATCAACGGCCAGAAACAGCGAGATAAAATGCGCTTGGTTTGAATATGCAGTCAAAAATAATTTTGGTAAGCAAATACTTCCTGATATTCAAAATTTTCTTATCCAAAATGGGCGGAGAAAGTATTTAATGCCAATTTATACTGCCATGTTAGACAATGCATTAAATAAAGAAGCCTGGATTATTTTTGAAATGGCAAAATCAGGATACCATCCGATTTCGCTGAATTCTGTCCAAAAACTACTGATTGAAAAAATTTAA
- a CDS encoding gliding motility-associated C-terminal domain-containing protein, whose translation MGFKLHHVLLFLACIFSYSALATHIIGGELYYECLGYGNNGLDTTKRKYLITIKLYRDCGAQTPFDANLGFTIYRQNGNQYVNTKTGNGSNAEYRIPFTIPVENIDPPVYPCLQLPPNICGEAGTYEMIVELPIINQNYLIVWQRCCRNGTITNIVDPGATGATYSMEIHPEAQRTCNSSPRFINFPPIVLCVNAPFKFDHSALDKEGDLLIYEFCEPLKGGGQGNGGGPNANCNNPTPTPDCLPPYSPVAYRFPYTALFPLGGNPPVTINSLNGIITGKPDVIGQFVVSVCVYEYRNGILLSVLKRDFQFNVASCEGNIEARLVGASKLTPDHFEITVCGTNEYQILNASVDFKFINEIMWTYENGGAIDTFFGWAPYIKFKEGGVHNGQFIINPGTNCGDTGYFKINVIPDLKSQFTVVYDSCKAGPVQFTDLSSSAYSNISSWTWSLGDGITSFSQNPNVNYIHPGTYPVLLTIKDNFGCVNTVFNELKWYPAPDVIVFRPNVSEGCVPLNVEFKNVSFPTDNSYRFLWKFSDGAIDSGFTIDHTFTDTGVFDLKLEVTSPLGCYNEGTFNNVIYVYNPPIADWEIDKSIVNIKDPIVQLKDLSAGTIGRTWIIDGKQYFFNSALQYEFNDTGIHHIQMIVTDRFLCTDTLEADITVYRDFSLFMPNAFTPNGDGKNDVFVAKGQIHSLEKFQLQIFDRWGGRIFSSSDPDIGWNGKFQNSDKDAPPGIYVYDLYYKVVRKEAFHERNMLSLIK comes from the coding sequence CATAGGTGGCGAGCTGTATTATGAATGTTTAGGTTATGGAAATAATGGATTAGATACTACCAAAAGAAAATATTTAATTACCATCAAATTGTATCGTGATTGCGGCGCTCAAACACCATTTGATGCAAATCTTGGATTTACCATTTACCGACAAAATGGAAATCAATATGTCAACACAAAAACAGGAAATGGTTCTAATGCAGAATATCGAATTCCTTTTACGATCCCTGTAGAAAATATTGATCCACCTGTTTATCCATGTCTTCAATTACCGCCAAATATTTGTGGAGAAGCAGGCACCTATGAAATGATTGTTGAATTGCCAATTATTAATCAAAATTATTTGATTGTTTGGCAGCGCTGTTGTAGAAATGGTACGATAACGAATATCGTTGATCCGGGTGCAACAGGTGCAACCTACAGTATGGAAATCCATCCGGAAGCACAGCGTACCTGTAATAGTTCTCCCAGATTTATTAATTTTCCACCCATCGTTTTATGTGTAAATGCACCCTTTAAATTTGATCATTCAGCATTAGATAAAGAAGGTGATTTATTAATCTATGAATTTTGTGAGCCACTTAAAGGTGGTGGACAAGGAAATGGCGGAGGTCCAAATGCGAATTGTAATAATCCGACTCCAACTCCAGATTGTCTTCCTCCATATTCACCAGTTGCTTATAGATTTCCATATACAGCCTTGTTTCCATTAGGAGGAAACCCTCCAGTCACCATAAATTCTCTCAATGGCATAATAACTGGTAAGCCGGATGTTATAGGTCAATTTGTGGTAAGTGTTTGTGTTTATGAATATAGAAATGGCATTTTACTTTCCGTTCTAAAAAGGGATTTTCAATTTAATGTTGCAAGTTGTGAAGGAAATATTGAAGCCAGATTAGTTGGGGCTAGTAAACTTACACCAGATCATTTTGAAATTACGGTTTGCGGTACCAATGAATATCAAATATTAAATGCAAGTGTTGACTTTAAATTTATAAATGAAATTATGTGGACCTATGAAAACGGAGGTGCTATAGATACCTTCTTTGGTTGGGCTCCATATATTAAGTTTAAAGAGGGTGGAGTTCACAACGGACAATTTATTATAAATCCTGGTACCAATTGCGGGGATACGGGCTATTTTAAAATAAATGTCATCCCTGATTTAAAATCGCAATTTACGGTTGTTTATGATAGCTGTAAGGCCGGCCCAGTTCAATTTACAGATCTTTCAAGTTCCGCCTATAGCAATATTTCAAGTTGGACATGGAGCCTCGGTGATGGAATTACTTCCTTTTCACAAAATCCTAATGTAAATTATATTCATCCTGGAACGTATCCGGTATTATTGACCATTAAAGATAATTTTGGATGTGTAAATACAGTTTTTAATGAATTGAAATGGTATCCAGCTCCCGACGTTATTGTATTCCGTCCGAATGTAAGTGAAGGATGTGTACCCTTAAATGTAGAATTTAAAAACGTATCTTTTCCAACAGATAATTCCTACCGTTTTCTATGGAAGTTTAGCGATGGAGCTATAGATTCTGGTTTTACAATAGACCATACATTTACAGATACCGGTGTTTTCGATTTAAAATTAGAGGTGACTTCTCCATTAGGTTGTTATAATGAAGGTACATTTAATAATGTTATTTATGTTTATAATCCACCTATAGCAGACTGGGAAATAGATAAAAGTATCGTCAATATAAAAGATCCTATTGTTCAATTAAAAGATCTTTCTGCAGGTACCATAGGAAGAACCTGGATCATTGATGGAAAGCAGTATTTTTTTAATTCGGCTTTGCAATATGAATTTAATGACACGGGCATACATCATATTCAAATGATTGTAACAGATCGATTTTTATGTACCGATACTTTAGAAGCAGACATTACAGTTTACAGAGACTTTAGCTTGTTTATGCCTAATGCATTTACACCCAATGGAGATGGGAAGAACGATGTTTTTGTTGCTAAAGGGCAAATTCATTCACTGGAAAAATTTCAACTCCAAATTTTCGATAGATGGGGTGGGCGAATTTTTTCAAGCTCTGATCCTGATATTGGCTGGAATGGTAAATTTCAAAATTCTGATAAAGATGCACCTCCGGGAATCTATGTTTACGACTTGTATTATAAAGTTGTGCGGAAAGAAGCCTTCCATGAGCGAAATATGCTAAGTCTTATTAAATAA
- a CDS encoding glycosyltransferase family 2 protein: MIVICPSYYELELKTALNSLLNCVPLNGIVEVFPILNYSDTSDPEIINFHQEQFEYIKKLEKATSNQKIKVLALPLFSLPEKFAGVGLARKIGMDEAVRRFEDLGVNGIIVNYDADCLCSPLYLQQIEKSFGIQAKMDAVSIGFKHHLHDLNPALKLAIQTYELHLRSYIGWQKYFKYPFAFQTLGSCFAVKSIAYQAQGGMNKRKAGEDFYFLHKFSVLETLGELNQPLVFPSGRISTRVPFGTGKAVQEIIELPDKYLSYNSKAIGCFCNFFNVIITKYSDLKFAVPWKSWVLSDSLSAFLEQQNFESELHDCLKHCASEATFNKRISRWLNPFRLMKYLHFAQDNEFENIEVLESVRNLLKANLPNCDFETLTMEALFEYMNDFDYKCKVLA; encoded by the coding sequence ATGATTGTTATTTGTCCTTCCTATTATGAATTAGAGTTAAAGACAGCTTTAAATTCTTTATTGAATTGTGTTCCTTTAAATGGCATTGTAGAGGTATTTCCAATATTGAACTATTCTGATACCTCGGATCCAGAGATTATAAATTTTCACCAGGAACAATTTGAATATATTAAGAAGTTAGAAAAAGCTACATCAAATCAAAAAATAAAAGTGTTAGCATTGCCTCTATTTAGCTTGCCTGAAAAATTTGCTGGTGTAGGTTTAGCGCGTAAAATTGGCATGGACGAGGCTGTTCGAAGATTTGAAGATTTAGGGGTTAATGGTATTATTGTAAACTATGATGCAGATTGTTTGTGTAGCCCATTGTATTTGCAGCAAATTGAAAAGTCTTTTGGAATCCAAGCTAAAATGGATGCAGTTTCAATTGGCTTTAAACATCACTTGCATGATTTGAATCCAGCTTTAAAGCTTGCTATTCAAACATATGAACTTCATTTGCGGAGTTATATAGGTTGGCAAAAATACTTTAAGTATCCATTTGCTTTTCAAACTTTAGGATCCTGTTTTGCAGTAAAAAGTATTGCATATCAAGCACAAGGAGGTATGAACAAACGTAAAGCAGGTGAGGACTTTTATTTTTTGCATAAGTTTAGTGTATTAGAAACTTTAGGCGAACTCAACCAACCGCTTGTTTTTCCTTCTGGAAGAATATCAACACGCGTTCCATTTGGTACTGGTAAAGCAGTCCAGGAAATTATTGAACTGCCAGACAAATACCTAAGCTATAATTCTAAAGCAATCGGGTGTTTTTGTAATTTTTTCAATGTAATTATTACAAAATATTCTGATCTAAAGTTTGCTGTTCCATGGAAATCCTGGGTGCTGTCAGATTCCTTATCTGCGTTTTTAGAGCAACAAAATTTCGAAAGTGAATTACACGACTGCCTAAAGCATTGTGCCAGTGAAGCAACATTTAATAAAAGAATATCCAGATGGCTTAATCCGTTTCGATTAATGAAGTATCTGCATTTTGCACAAGACAACGAATTTGAGAATATAGAAGTTTTGGAATCTGTGAGAAATTTATTGAAGGCTAATCTTCCAAATTGTGATTTTGAAACATTGACAATGGAAGCGCTATTTGAGTATATGAATGATTTTGATTATAAATGCAAGGTATTGGCTTAG
- a CDS encoding histone H1-like repetitive region-containing protein, whose product MAKARSTAKKTTKKAAPKKATAKKAGAKKATAKKAAPKKAAAKKAAPKKATAKKAAPKKATAKKAAPKKATAKKAAPKKATAKKAAPKKAAAKKAAPKKATAKKAAPKKATAKKAAPKKATAKKAGAKKATAKKAAPKKATAKKAGAKKATAKKAAPKKATAKKAGARKSSKGRKKASAATAAPPAMAPMGGDMMMS is encoded by the coding sequence ATGGCAAAAGCACGTTCAACTGCTAAGAAAACCACAAAGAAGGCAGCTCCTAAAAAAGCTACCGCAAAAAAAGCAGGCGCTAAAAAGGCAACTGCAAAAAAAGCAGCTCCTAAAAAAGCAGCAGCTAAAAAAGCGGCTCCTAAAAAAGCTACAGCTAAAAAAGCGGCTCCTAAAAAAGCTACAGCTAAAAAAGCAGCTCCTAAAAAAGCTACAGCTAAAAAAGCAGCTCCTAAAAAAGCTACAGCTAAAAAAGCAGCTCCTAAAAAAGCAGCAGCTAAAAAAGCGGCTCCTAAAAAAGCTACAGCTAAAAAAGCAGCTCCTAAAAAAGCTACAGCTAAAAAAGCGGCTCCTAAAAAAGCTACCGCAAAGAAAGCTGGTGCTAAAAAAGCTACGGCTAAAAAAGCAGCTCCTAAAAAAGCTACCGCAAAGAAAGCTGGTGCTAAAAAAGCTACGGCTAAAAAAGCAGCTCCTAAAAAAGCTACAGCTAAAAAAGCAGGTGCTAGAAAATCTTCCAAAGGAAGAAAAAAAGCTAGCGCTGCAACCGCAGCTCCACCAGCAATGGCACCAATGGGTGGCGACATGATGATGTCTTAA
- a CDS encoding DNA alkylation repair protein, which yields MLLESLYHKLEKALEKNAIQENAFWMKNYMRNQFDYYGIKSPVRKEIVKLIFENYQLHDKDEFLAFVERCWSHEKREFKYVALDLSFRFSKKMDPGFIAPFESLIARESWWDTVDGIAPGIIGTIVKRNLELRDEYCNRWIESDNFWYQRSAIILQLKFGNLTDFECLQKLILRRADSKEFFVQKASGWALRQYSKTHPDLVKNFIRNHKISALAAREGMKIILKST from the coding sequence GTGTTGTTAGAATCCTTATATCATAAGCTGGAAAAGGCATTAGAAAAGAATGCAATCCAAGAAAATGCTTTTTGGATGAAAAATTATATGCGGAATCAATTTGATTATTATGGAATTAAATCTCCGGTAAGAAAAGAAATAGTAAAGCTTATTTTTGAGAATTATCAATTGCATGATAAAGATGAATTTCTTGCTTTTGTAGAGCGATGTTGGTCCCATGAAAAGAGAGAATTTAAGTATGTAGCATTAGATTTAAGTTTTCGATTTTCAAAGAAAATGGATCCTGGATTTATTGCTCCATTTGAATCCTTAATTGCAAGAGAATCCTGGTGGGATACCGTGGATGGTATTGCGCCAGGTATTATTGGTACTATTGTAAAACGCAACCTTGAACTTCGGGATGAATATTGTAATCGATGGATTGAATCTGATAATTTTTGGTATCAACGTTCCGCAATCATTCTTCAACTAAAATTTGGTAATTTAACAGACTTTGAATGCCTGCAAAAATTGATTTTAAGAAGGGCAGATAGCAAAGAATTTTTTGTTCAAAAAGCTTCAGGCTGGGCATTGCGCCAGTATTCTAAAACGCATCCTGATCTTGTGAAAAACTTTATAAGGAATCATAAAATTTCAGCATTAGCGGCAAGAGAAGGAATGAAAATAATTTTAAAATCAACTTAA
- a CDS encoding chorismate synthase: MNSFGNNFRISIYGESHGSCVGILVDGVPPGISIHLDDFIIDLERRKAGKPGMTTRVEEDTPIIKSGIFNGFTTGAPLNIQFANSDVKSKDYEKTRSIPRPGHADFVASKKYLGFNDYRGGGHFSGRLTLALVAAGVIAKKTLPDIQIHAELIEAGGLMNIEEAISNAILSKDSIGGIIECRVKNLPIGVGEPFFNSLESMISHLVFAIPAVKGIEFGSGFKAVKMKGSEHNDSILDAEGKTASNFSGGINGGISNGNDIVFRVAIKPTSSIQKKQTSLNINSESMEEFVIEGRHDVCIALRVPVIIEAATAIVLADLIKFLK; the protein is encoded by the coding sequence ATGAATTCATTTGGAAATAATTTTAGAATTAGTATATATGGAGAATCCCATGGATCCTGTGTAGGTATATTAGTGGATGGAGTTCCACCAGGGATTTCTATTCATTTAGATGATTTTATAATTGACCTTGAAAGGAGAAAAGCAGGTAAACCTGGAATGACTACCAGAGTTGAAGAAGATACACCTATAATTAAATCAGGAATTTTTAATGGCTTTACGACAGGAGCGCCTTTGAATATTCAGTTTGCAAATAGCGATGTAAAATCCAAGGATTATGAGAAAACCAGATCGATACCACGTCCTGGACATGCGGATTTTGTAGCTTCAAAAAAGTATCTGGGATTTAATGATTATAGAGGTGGAGGACATTTTAGTGGACGGTTGACGCTTGCTTTAGTTGCAGCAGGAGTCATCGCAAAGAAAACACTTCCAGATATTCAAATCCATGCCGAATTAATTGAAGCTGGAGGTCTAATGAATATTGAAGAAGCCATTTCAAATGCTATTTTATCAAAAGACAGCATTGGAGGAATTATAGAATGTCGGGTAAAAAATTTACCAATTGGTGTTGGAGAGCCTTTTTTTAATTCATTGGAGTCCATGATAAGTCATCTTGTTTTTGCAATACCTGCAGTGAAAGGTATTGAGTTTGGAAGTGGATTTAAAGCGGTGAAAATGAAAGGTTCAGAACATAATGATTCTATTTTAGACGCAGAAGGCAAAACCGCTTCGAATTTTTCAGGTGGGATTAATGGGGGAATTAGTAATGGAAATGACATCGTATTTAGAGTTGCAATAAAGCCAACGAGCAGTATTCAAAAGAAACAAACTTCATTAAATATAAATTCAGAATCCATGGAGGAGTTTGTTATTGAAGGCAGACACGATGTATGTATTGCATTACGAGTGCCAGTTATCATAGAAGCAGCTACGGCTATTGTACTTGCAGATTTGATAAAATTTTTGAAATAA